A genome region from Columba livia isolate bColLiv1 breed racing homer chromosome 2, bColLiv1.pat.W.v2, whole genome shotgun sequence includes the following:
- the CRYGN gene encoding gamma-crystallin N — translation MSQYSGKITFYEGKCFTGRKLEVCGTCSSFQDRGFLNQVNSICVQSGAWVCFDHPNFQGQQYILEHGEYPNFHRWNGRSDHLGSCRPIGMHGEHYRIKIFEGSHFRGPSLELTEDCSFLQGQGWDKTCINALKVYGDGAWVLYEEPNYRGRMYVVERGDFSSFNAWQARNASVQSIRRVVNYF, via the exons ATGTCTCAATACTCAGGAAAA ATCACTTTCTACGAAGGCAAATGCTTCACGGGCAGAAAGCTGGAGGTCTGCGGCACCTGCAGCAGCTTCCAGGACCGAGGTTTCCTCAACCAGGTCAACTCCATCTGCGTCCAGAGCGGGGCTTGGGTCTGCTTCGACCACCCCAACTTCCAAGGGCAGCAGTACATCCTGGAGCATGGCGAGTACCCCAATTTCCATCGCTGGAATGGCCGCAGCGACCACCTGGGCTCCTGCCGGCCCATCGGGATG CACGGCGAGCATTACAGGATCAAAATATTTGAGGGGAGCCATTTTCGCGGTCCCAGCCTGGAGCTGACGGAAGATTGCTCCTTCCTGCAGGGACAAGGCTGGGACAAGACCTGCATCAACGCCCTCAAAGTGTACGGCGACGGCGC GTGGGTGCTGTATGAGGAGCCCAACTACCGAGGCCGTATGTACGTGGTGGAGCGAGGCGACTTCAGCAGCTTCAACGCGTGGCAGGCGCGCAACGCGAGTGTCCAGTCCATCAGAAGAGTCGTCAACTACTTCTAG